One window from the genome of Sulfodiicoccus acidiphilus encodes:
- a CDS encoding xanthine dehydrogenase family protein molybdopterin-binding subunit produces the protein MSSGDTIRGRYIGEKIPRFVDGPEKTSGRAKYLIDVELPGMLYAAIARSPIPHGKIRRIDYEKIQRLDSVKAVVDGRESKLGNIGILRDNPPLKFPKVRSVCDEVVAIASTDEDKAKKYVQEVDMEMEELPPVFDPKEALKPGAPLVHEENGSNIVKLNFNVRAGNVEEALRKSHLVRKDAFSVPRVAFAPMGTLGALAFLDERNNLTLISNTQEPYQLKAELSKILGLTMDRVKIVQPYIGGNFGRGMDVYPFEVIVSLLALKTKRPVKLVYSRTEDFMCSPTRQGAEIEVTSGVDRNGRLTARRVEVLLDSGAYVSWGVFDARVMASTTTGLYAVPNVEFVATAVYTNNPYTINMRGAGNPQVTFAIESHMDMLAEELEMDRLDFRLLNAYEGQYVTPQGMRVDNARLRTVLSRVGELARWRTRERRSGRFRRGMGIAALFHVGGGARVYRTDGCGAAVKVDDGGKVTVFTGMTEMGQGSANGIAQIVASVLDLPLEKVEVIYKDDADMRPWDTATHASRATFVCGRAAFEAAKRLRERMIVETASLFNVTPSEVTLSGGKVEIVGKSTEELDLGKVVRRLHFQRGRLLYEYFYYDPPTEMANEENKGNISAGYAQAAQIAEVEVDTLTGEVKVLKVFSVHNVGRVINPLAAEGQVIGGIVQGLGHALFEELELKEGRVINVGFGDYEVPSATEAPDVVVEFVDSENAEGPFGAMGIAENGIIPIAAAIGNAIYDAVGVRLYKMPFRAEDVLVAIEKK, from the coding sequence ATGAGTTCCGGTGATACCATAAGGGGACGTTACATAGGTGAGAAGATCCCGAGGTTTGTGGACGGACCTGAGAAGACCAGTGGGAGAGCTAAGTATTTAATTGACGTTGAGCTTCCCGGGATGCTCTACGCGGCAATCGCAAGAAGTCCCATACCTCACGGGAAGATAAGGAGAATAGACTACGAGAAGATCCAACGACTAGATTCCGTTAAGGCCGTCGTCGACGGAAGGGAATCTAAGCTGGGTAACATAGGCATTCTAAGAGACAACCCTCCCCTTAAGTTCCCCAAGGTTAGGTCAGTTTGCGACGAGGTGGTGGCCATCGCCTCTACGGACGAGGATAAGGCCAAGAAGTACGTCCAAGAAGTGGACATGGAAATGGAGGAACTTCCTCCAGTCTTCGATCCAAAGGAGGCCTTGAAACCGGGAGCACCTCTAGTACACGAAGAGAACGGTTCAAATATCGTGAAACTGAACTTTAACGTCAGAGCTGGGAACGTAGAGGAGGCTCTCCGCAAGAGCCACCTAGTGAGGAAAGACGCCTTCTCGGTTCCTAGGGTCGCGTTCGCTCCCATGGGGACTTTGGGTGCCCTCGCTTTCTTGGACGAGAGAAATAACCTAACGCTAATTTCAAACACCCAAGAGCCGTACCAACTAAAGGCGGAGTTGTCGAAGATCTTGGGACTGACGATGGATAGAGTCAAAATCGTTCAACCTTACATAGGTGGAAACTTTGGACGGGGGATGGACGTCTATCCGTTCGAAGTTATCGTGTCTCTCCTGGCCCTAAAAACGAAGAGGCCTGTGAAGTTAGTCTACAGCAGAACGGAGGACTTCATGTGTTCTCCGACGCGCCAGGGAGCAGAGATCGAAGTCACGTCAGGCGTGGATAGAAATGGAAGGCTCACCGCGAGGAGAGTGGAGGTGTTGTTGGACAGCGGGGCCTACGTATCTTGGGGAGTTTTCGACGCAAGAGTGATGGCATCGACCACAACAGGGCTCTACGCTGTACCCAACGTCGAATTCGTAGCCACGGCAGTCTATACCAATAACCCGTACACAATCAACATGAGGGGTGCGGGGAACCCGCAGGTGACGTTCGCTATAGAGTCCCACATGGACATGTTAGCCGAGGAGCTCGAAATGGACAGGCTAGATTTCAGGCTACTTAACGCCTACGAGGGTCAGTACGTGACCCCGCAAGGTATGAGAGTGGACAACGCCAGGCTTAGGACGGTGCTAAGTAGAGTGGGGGAGTTGGCGAGGTGGAGGACGAGAGAGAGAAGGTCAGGAAGGTTTAGGAGGGGGATGGGGATCGCGGCGTTATTTCACGTAGGAGGCGGAGCTAGGGTCTACCGTACAGACGGTTGTGGAGCCGCAGTGAAGGTCGACGATGGTGGAAAGGTAACTGTCTTCACTGGTATGACGGAAATGGGCCAAGGGAGCGCGAACGGAATAGCGCAGATTGTAGCTTCTGTACTCGACCTCCCCCTCGAGAAGGTCGAAGTGATCTACAAAGACGACGCCGACATGAGGCCTTGGGACACCGCTACACACGCGAGCAGGGCCACCTTCGTGTGTGGGAGGGCTGCGTTTGAGGCCGCCAAGAGACTCAGGGAAAGGATGATAGTTGAGACAGCATCACTCTTTAACGTGACGCCGTCCGAGGTGACGTTGTCTGGAGGAAAGGTAGAGATCGTCGGTAAAAGTACAGAGGAGTTGGACCTGGGAAAGGTAGTGAGAAGATTGCACTTTCAGAGAGGAAGGTTGCTATACGAGTACTTCTACTACGATCCCCCTACGGAGATGGCTAACGAGGAGAACAAGGGGAATATATCTGCTGGATATGCCCAGGCCGCTCAGATCGCCGAAGTCGAGGTGGACACTTTAACTGGGGAGGTGAAGGTGCTCAAGGTGTTCAGCGTTCACAACGTGGGTCGCGTGATAAATCCCCTAGCGGCTGAGGGGCAGGTAATTGGCGGGATCGTCCAGGGATTAGGACACGCTCTTTTCGAGGAGTTGGAGCTGAAGGAGGGTAGAGTCATCAATGTCGGTTTCGGAGATTACGAAGTACCGAGCGCCACAGAGGCACCTGATGTGGTAGTAGAGTTCGTCGACAGCGAAAACGCGGAAGGGCCTTTCGGGGCGATGGGAATCGCAGAGAATGGAATAATACCCATAGCCGCGGCCATAGGCAACGCGATATACGACGCGGTGGGAGTCAGGTTGTATAAGATGCCCTTCAGAGCCGAAGACGTTCTGGTAGCGATTGAAAAGAAGTGA
- a CDS encoding phenylacetate--CoA ligase family protein, translated as MSREDTRFWNESIERMNRSKLEEIQGERLRELVKRLYESVPFYRRKLKGAGIDPSDVRGLPDLRKLPFTSKDELRENYPFGLLAVPKSELVEVHMTSGTTGIPTPNFLTLKDVETWGELIARSLYMGGLRKGDVFQITPSFSLFTGGFSFFYGARKIGSFIVPTGPGNSKRQIELMKELGTTSFASIVSYAVRLTEVAREMGIDPSRDLGVRRIFMGSEMSTPQLKRRLMEAWSADVFDAYGQTETYGGPSVGLDCHLHDGIHVWEDHFLVEIVDPKTGEPVGNEEKGELVVTTLTKDAMPLLRYRTRDITFIYDAVEHDCGRTHRRIGWIEGRTDDMIKYRGVNFWPSFIESIILKYDELSEHYQVELFSERGSEYMVIKIEAKNVLQEGERRRLSHLIEDELRRRFMFEAKVEITEPHVLPRFETGKAKRVIDNRERKI; from the coding sequence ATGTCGCGGGAAGACACAAGGTTTTGGAACGAATCGATAGAGAGAATGAATAGATCGAAACTGGAGGAGATTCAAGGGGAGAGACTCAGAGAGTTGGTGAAGAGGCTTTACGAGAGTGTCCCTTTCTATCGTAGGAAATTGAAGGGCGCGGGCATAGATCCAAGCGACGTAAGAGGACTCCCAGATCTTAGAAAGCTCCCTTTTACCTCTAAAGACGAGCTGAGGGAGAATTACCCATTTGGCCTATTGGCCGTTCCCAAGAGCGAGCTGGTGGAAGTGCACATGACATCTGGAACGACTGGGATTCCAACTCCCAACTTCCTGACCCTGAAAGACGTGGAAACGTGGGGGGAACTCATAGCCAGATCCCTTTATATGGGAGGGCTCCGTAAAGGAGACGTCTTTCAGATCACGCCGAGCTTCAGTCTCTTTACAGGAGGGTTCTCTTTCTTCTATGGAGCGAGGAAGATAGGTTCTTTCATAGTGCCTACCGGCCCGGGTAACTCTAAGAGACAGATAGAGCTGATGAAAGAACTAGGTACGACCTCCTTCGCCTCAATAGTTTCTTACGCGGTGAGGCTAACTGAGGTCGCTAGGGAGATGGGAATAGATCCTTCAAGAGATCTAGGTGTTAGGAGGATATTTATGGGTTCTGAAATGTCTACTCCTCAACTTAAAAGGAGGCTTATGGAAGCCTGGTCCGCAGATGTCTTTGACGCTTACGGACAGACTGAGACCTACGGTGGACCCAGCGTGGGACTGGATTGTCACCTTCACGATGGCATCCACGTGTGGGAGGATCACTTCCTAGTGGAGATCGTGGATCCCAAGACAGGTGAGCCCGTGGGGAACGAGGAAAAGGGCGAATTGGTCGTGACCACGCTCACAAAAGACGCGATGCCCTTGCTTAGATACAGGACTAGAGACATAACTTTCATTTATGATGCTGTGGAGCACGATTGCGGTAGAACACACAGAAGAATAGGGTGGATTGAGGGTAGAACAGATGACATGATAAAGTATAGAGGAGTTAACTTCTGGCCTTCCTTCATCGAATCAATCATACTCAAGTACGACGAACTTAGTGAACACTACCAAGTAGAGCTTTTCTCAGAGAGGGGGAGTGAGTACATGGTAATTAAGATAGAAGCAAAGAACGTCCTACAAGAAGGAGAAAGGAGGAGACTTTCCCATCTCATTGAAGACGAGCTGAGAAGAAGGTTCATGTTCGAGGCTAAGGTCGAAATTACTGAACCACACGTTCTACCCAGGTTTGAGACTGGTAAAGCGAAAAGGGTGATAGACAATAGGGAGAGGAAGATTTAA
- a CDS encoding MFS transporter produces MVLKGDPKSVWPNLKPKAYAELTDEERRKLRRRQTLIAVWLVFVGWAFAGVWYFPTAFVPFIAKSFMLTTPEIGLLISSFAITYALFNLVWGNVTDLYWPHRTLTAGFIAAGVLTILFPFATTFGASLALRLLTGIANAVSWPGILKLVALWFPVERRGRYMGLFIGVYSLAISLNFLIGIPVALTVGWPVWTYFLGAMSLASGVAAYWIARPYGPLVGLPLIDWGDVSPSKNISYLTAVKTLFRYRWLVLTALGAFIAPGTASVVASFWVSQLVPQLDHISVSTASFLGTAAGLSQVVFVFLGGFLTDRTLKRVLITKVGAGLAFFSMLAVVATTVFHPLPFIVLLLVSIFTGGVFILGGSVFPLLADVYGTDIVGTALSYFEALGAGLGTFVMPLTLGFTLGPLGPTYSWLIISLYTLLVFALWLPQREFKAIKSMVSPEELKQEEERRKRELGLE; encoded by the coding sequence ATGGTTCTCAAAGGAGACCCTAAGAGTGTATGGCCTAATCTGAAGCCTAAAGCCTACGCAGAACTAACGGACGAAGAGAGAAGGAAGTTAAGGCGCAGGCAAACTCTCATAGCCGTCTGGTTGGTTTTCGTGGGGTGGGCGTTCGCAGGGGTCTGGTACTTCCCTACAGCATTCGTACCGTTCATAGCGAAGTCGTTCATGTTAACTACACCAGAAATCGGCCTTCTGATTTCCTCTTTCGCCATAACCTACGCACTCTTCAACCTCGTGTGGGGAAACGTCACTGACCTCTACTGGCCTCACAGAACCCTCACGGCTGGATTCATTGCCGCTGGCGTACTTACTATCCTTTTTCCCTTCGCTACTACGTTTGGAGCGTCGCTAGCCCTCAGGCTTTTAACTGGGATAGCAAACGCAGTCTCCTGGCCGGGGATTCTCAAGCTCGTTGCACTGTGGTTCCCCGTAGAGAGGAGAGGGAGATATATGGGATTGTTCATAGGAGTTTACTCCCTAGCGATATCTCTCAATTTCCTAATTGGAATTCCAGTGGCACTCACAGTAGGATGGCCCGTCTGGACCTACTTCTTGGGAGCCATGAGCCTAGCGTCTGGAGTAGCAGCTTACTGGATCGCCAGGCCCTACGGACCTTTAGTGGGGCTACCCCTCATAGACTGGGGAGACGTTTCTCCTTCTAAGAACATTAGTTACTTAACCGCGGTGAAAACACTCTTTAGGTACAGATGGCTAGTTCTTACCGCGCTCGGTGCCTTCATAGCTCCTGGTACTGCCAGTGTTGTGGCGTCTTTCTGGGTATCTCAGTTGGTGCCTCAGCTCGACCACATCTCAGTGAGTACAGCAAGTTTCCTAGGAACGGCGGCCGGTCTGTCGCAGGTAGTGTTCGTCTTTCTCGGAGGGTTTCTCACGGATAGAACGCTGAAGAGAGTACTTATAACTAAAGTGGGGGCGGGACTAGCTTTCTTCTCCATGCTGGCAGTTGTGGCTACTACGGTCTTCCACCCTCTCCCCTTCATTGTGCTACTCTTAGTCTCGATATTCACAGGGGGAGTGTTCATCCTGGGTGGTTCAGTGTTTCCTCTCTTAGCCGACGTATATGGGACAGACATAGTAGGAACTGCCCTCAGTTACTTCGAAGCGTTGGGAGCGGGTTTGGGGACCTTCGTTATGCCCTTGACCCTCGGCTTCACTTTAGGGCCTTTAGGTCCCACCTACAGTTGGCTCATTATATCGCTTTACACCCTTCTCGTGTTTGCTCTCTGGTTACCTCAACGAGAGTTCAAGGCCATAAAGTCCATGGTCAGCCCAGAGGAACTCAAGCAAGAGGAGGAGAGAAGGAAAAGAGAGTTGGGATTGGAGTGA